The DNA segment TCAGGCCGTAGTATATTTCTTCAGCAGCGTCAATGTTCATTTTCCTGCCAGTTAATGTTAAAACTTCGTTCAACACGTTATTGTTAATATAGCAGTCCTGTGAGAGAATGTTTTCCGCTTCTTCTAGTCTTAAAGCATTATCATGCAATTCATCATTTGAATTGACATAGGCCAGGATGAAAGATGTATCTAGGAATACTTTTTTCATTCGTACAAACTCCTTTTCAATTCTACAGCATTGGTCTTTTCATCACTTTTAAAAGCACCCGCTAGATTTTTAAAGCTTCTTTTTTTTCTGAAATTTATTTCAGGATTTCCATTTTCATTAATCGCCCATTCTACAACAGTGTCATTGTCAATGTCATAATTTTTTCTTATTTCCTTTGGTATTGTGGTTTGGTAATTA comes from the Methanobrevibacter sp. genome and includes:
- a CDS encoding AbrB/MazE/SpoVT family DNA-binding domain-containing protein, which translates into the protein MLILATSKIQSNYQTTIPKEIRKNYDIDNDTVVEWAINENGNPEINFRKKRSFKNLAGAFKSDEKTNAVELKRSLYE